From the genome of Diceros bicornis minor isolate mBicDic1 unplaced genomic scaffold, mDicBic1.mat.cur scaffold_67_ctg1, whole genome shotgun sequence, one region includes:
- the CUNH19orf25 gene encoding UPF0449 protein C19orf25 homolog: protein MGSKAKKRVVLPTRPAPPTVEQMLEDVRGASAQDPVFTALAPEDPPGPPERAVDAEAGPEQLYQQSRAYVALNQRLQWAGAGLKEKCEDLRRSGEELQGAVGQVTHVAPPGAMAASSG, encoded by the exons ATGGGCTCCAAGGCCAAGAAACGCGTGGTGCTGCCCACCCGGCCGGCGCCCCCCACGGTGGAGCAGATGCTGGAGGACGTGCGAGGGGCGTCCGCCCAGGACCCCGTCTTCACCGCCCTGGCCCCGGAAG AccccccaggcccccccgagAGGGCCGTGGACGCAGAGGCCGGGCCGGAGCAGCTCTACCAGCAGAGCCGGGCCTACGTGGCCCTGAACCAGCGGCTGCAGTGGGCGGGCGCCGGGCTGAAGGAGAAGTGCGAGGACCTGCGGCGCTCAGGCGAGGAGCTGCAGGGGGCCGTCGGCCAGGTGACGCATGTGGCGCCGCCCGGGGCCATGGCTGCCTCCTCCGGCTGA